One part of the Macrobrachium rosenbergii isolate ZJJX-2024 chromosome 3, ASM4041242v1, whole genome shotgun sequence genome encodes these proteins:
- the Cnep1r2 gene encoding nuclear envelope phosphatase-regulatory subunit 1 isoform X1, which yields MSLEQTACEDLKAFERRLTEVIARLQPATTRWRMVLVIVAACTALGAYLWLTDPVTQDATFLQSLLNHLFFTFAASALILLFIMGIHRKVVSPSIITSRTRAVLVDFNMSCDDTGKLILKPRPTTT from the exons ATGTCTTTGGAGCAGACAGCTTGTGAGG ATTTGAAGGCATTTGAAAGAAGACTCACTGAGGTTATTGCACGTCTTCAGCCAGCCACAACGCGATGGAGAA TGGTGTTGGTAATTGTTGCTGCATGTACAGCTTTAGGAGCTTACCTCTGGTTGACAGATCCTGTTACACAGGATGCCACTTTTCTGCAGTCTCTTCTAAATCATTTATTCTTCACATTTGCTGCATCTGCATTAA TTCTCCTTTTCATCATGGGCATACATAGAAAAGTTGTTTCTCCGTCTATCATTACTTCAAGAACTCGAGCAGTGTTAGTTGATTTTAACATGTCTTGTGACGATACAGGAAAACTCATCCTGAAGCCCCGACCTACAACCACCTGA
- the Cnep1r2 gene encoding nuclear envelope phosphatase-regulatory subunit 1 isoform X2: protein MLLVATDLKAFERRLTEVIARLQPATTRWRMVLVIVAACTALGAYLWLTDPVTQDATFLQSLLNHLFFTFAASALILLFIMGIHRKVVSPSIITSRTRAVLVDFNMSCDDTGKLILKPRPTTT, encoded by the exons ATGTTATTGGTTGCAACAG ATTTGAAGGCATTTGAAAGAAGACTCACTGAGGTTATTGCACGTCTTCAGCCAGCCACAACGCGATGGAGAA TGGTGTTGGTAATTGTTGCTGCATGTACAGCTTTAGGAGCTTACCTCTGGTTGACAGATCCTGTTACACAGGATGCCACTTTTCTGCAGTCTCTTCTAAATCATTTATTCTTCACATTTGCTGCATCTGCATTAA TTCTCCTTTTCATCATGGGCATACATAGAAAAGTTGTTTCTCCGTCTATCATTACTTCAAGAACTCGAGCAGTGTTAGTTGATTTTAACATGTCTTGTGACGATACAGGAAAACTCATCCTGAAGCCCCGACCTACAACCACCTGA